The following are from one region of the Gryllotalpicola protaetiae genome:
- a CDS encoding cell division protein SepF yields MANPLKKTMVYLGLADEEFEYEEDQRESAPVSHHAPQQAAAPVAPAPQPRPERAPVVPIRKNTPVRAQQAVPEMNEILTVHPRQYRDAQAIAEAFRDGIPVIINLSQMNDADARRLIDFASGLSQGLLGKIERVTNKVFLLSPQHVSVLGEQKAAGAEGDSSFFNQA; encoded by the coding sequence ATGGCCAACCCGCTCAAGAAGACCATGGTCTACCTCGGTCTCGCGGACGAGGAGTTCGAGTACGAGGAAGACCAGCGCGAGAGCGCGCCGGTCTCCCACCACGCCCCGCAGCAGGCCGCGGCACCCGTCGCGCCGGCACCCCAGCCGCGCCCCGAGCGTGCGCCGGTCGTGCCGATCCGCAAGAACACCCCCGTTCGAGCACAGCAGGCGGTTCCAGAGATGAACGAGATCCTCACGGTCCACCCGCGCCAGTACCGGGACGCGCAGGCGATCGCCGAAGCGTTCCGCGACGGCATCCCGGTGATCATCAACCTGTCGCAGATGAACGACGCCGACGCGCGCCGCCTCATCGACTTCGCGAGCGGCCTGTCGCAGGGTCTGCTCGGCAAGATCGAGCGCGTCACCAACAAGGTCTTCCTGCTCTCGCCGCAGCACGTCTCGGTGCTGGGCGAGCAGAAGGCCGCAGGCGCCGAAGGCGACTCGTCGTTCTTCAACCAGGCGTGA
- a CDS encoding YggT family protein, whose translation MALAIVASIVYYLLLIYFLTMWARFVLDLVRALRRGWRPRGAGLIAAEVVYTLTDPPIRLFRRLLPPVSFGQIGLDFGWPITMLCVVILMYVAGLFAVV comes from the coding sequence GTGGCCCTCGCAATCGTCGCCAGCATCGTCTACTACCTGCTGCTGATCTACTTCCTGACCATGTGGGCGCGCTTCGTCCTCGATCTCGTGCGTGCGCTGCGACGCGGCTGGCGCCCTCGTGGAGCGGGCCTCATCGCCGCCGAAGTGGTCTACACGCTCACCGATCCGCCGATCCGGCTGTTCCGTCGCCTGCTGCCGCCGGTGTCCTTCGGGCAGATCGGGCTCGACTTCGGGTGGCCGATCACGATGTTGTGCGTTGTGATCCTGATGTATGTCGCAGGCCTGTTCGCGGTCGTCTGA
- a CDS encoding DivIVA domain-containing protein — protein sequence MALTPEDVVNKRFQPTKFREGYDQDEVDDFLDEVVVELRRLNQENDELKQRLVAADSRVAELQRSGASAAPAPVPAPVPVVAPVPAAVSTPTTAMPVAAPSPVDETQSTNNLLQLARRLHEEHVAEGKAKRDELIADGHATAARLVAEAESKQKEQIAVLDQQRVTLENKIDELRTFERDYRAKLKSYIEGQLRDLDQAGGSAPTNTGSAPVAQNTGSAPSYQGFGA from the coding sequence ATGGCGCTTACTCCGGAAGACGTAGTCAACAAGCGGTTTCAGCCGACGAAGTTCCGCGAGGGCTACGACCAGGACGAGGTCGATGACTTCCTTGACGAGGTCGTCGTCGAGCTGCGTCGCCTCAACCAGGAGAACGACGAGCTGAAGCAGCGCCTGGTCGCCGCCGACTCGCGCGTCGCCGAGCTGCAGCGCAGTGGCGCGTCTGCCGCCCCCGCGCCGGTTCCCGCACCTGTTCCCGTCGTCGCCCCCGTGCCGGCCGCGGTGAGCACGCCGACCACCGCGATGCCGGTCGCCGCGCCGTCGCCCGTCGACGAGACGCAGAGCACCAACAACCTGCTGCAGCTGGCGCGCCGCCTGCACGAAGAGCACGTGGCAGAGGGCAAGGCCAAACGCGACGAGCTGATCGCCGACGGCCACGCGACCGCCGCGCGCCTCGTCGCAGAGGCCGAGTCGAAGCAGAAGGAGCAGATCGCGGTGCTCGACCAGCAGCGCGTCACGCTCGAGAACAAGATCGACGAGCTGCGCACCTTCGAGCGCGACTACCGGGCCAAGCTGAAGAGCTACATCGAGGGCCAGCTGCGCGACCTCGACCAGGCAGGCGGCTCCGCCCCCACGAACACCGGCTCGGCGCCTGTCGCGCAGAACACCGGCTCGGCTCCGAGCTACCAGGGCTTTGGAGCGTAG
- the lspA gene encoding signal peptidase II: MERSAAAKVSVRAIVVLAAVAVFVFGVDQVAKALVLAHLTEGEQVPVLGNLLVFLFTRNPGAAFSIGTGSTWIFTIIAIAVLVFVIWYARRIRTVWWAIVFGLLLGGLLGNLFDRLFRPPGFGQGEVIDFIKIPLLPAIFNLADSAIVAAMALFLILTILGVGLDGRRAVRADAEAEEPRDGDA; the protein is encoded by the coding sequence TTGGAGCGTAGCGCCGCCGCGAAGGTCAGCGTTCGCGCGATCGTCGTCCTCGCCGCCGTCGCCGTTTTCGTCTTCGGCGTCGACCAGGTGGCCAAGGCACTGGTGCTCGCGCATCTCACGGAGGGCGAGCAGGTTCCCGTTCTGGGGAACCTGCTCGTTTTCCTGTTCACCCGCAACCCGGGTGCTGCCTTCTCGATCGGCACCGGCTCGACGTGGATCTTCACGATCATCGCGATCGCCGTCCTCGTCTTCGTCATCTGGTATGCGCGTCGCATCCGCACCGTGTGGTGGGCGATCGTCTTCGGCCTGCTGCTCGGCGGCCTGCTCGGCAACCTGTTCGACCGACTGTTCCGGCCGCCTGGGTTCGGGCAAGGCGAGGTCATCGACTTCATCAAGATCCCGCTGCTGCCGGCGATCTTCAACCTCGCCGACTCGGCGATCGTCGCGGCGATGGCGCTGTTCCTGATCCTCACGATCCTGGGCGTCGGGCTCGACGGTCGCAGGGCAGTGCGAGCGGATGCCGAAGCAGAAGAGCCCCGCGATGGAGACGCGTAG
- a CDS encoding RluA family pseudouridine synthase has translation METRSYSVPDGLEGSRVDAGVARLLGFSRSFAADVAEAGGVLLDGRPVGKSGRLTAGSWLEVSWEEKRGPVVEAIPIPELRIVHDDDDLVVVDKPSGVAAHPSVGWEGPTVVGALAAAGYRISTSGAAERQGVVHRLDAGTSGLMVVAKSEYAYTMLKRAFHDRTVEKIYHAVVQGHPDPLAGTIDAPIGRHPKSDWKFAVTAAGKPSVTHYETIEAFPAASLLEIHLETGRTHQIRVHMAAQRHPCVGDPLYGADPTLSARLGLSRQWLHAVQLGFEHPGTGEWVQFTTDYPEDLQHALDVLSA, from the coding sequence ATGGAGACGCGTAGCTACTCCGTCCCCGACGGGCTCGAGGGCAGTCGGGTCGACGCCGGGGTCGCGCGGCTGCTCGGCTTCTCGCGGTCGTTCGCGGCCGACGTCGCCGAGGCAGGCGGCGTGCTCCTCGACGGGCGCCCGGTCGGGAAGAGCGGCCGGCTGACGGCGGGCTCGTGGCTCGAGGTCTCGTGGGAGGAGAAGCGCGGCCCCGTGGTCGAAGCGATCCCCATTCCCGAGCTGCGCATCGTGCACGACGACGACGACCTGGTCGTGGTCGACAAGCCGTCCGGCGTCGCCGCGCACCCGTCGGTGGGCTGGGAGGGGCCGACCGTCGTCGGCGCCCTCGCCGCTGCCGGCTATCGCATCTCGACCTCAGGGGCCGCCGAGCGGCAGGGAGTCGTGCACCGCCTCGACGCGGGCACGTCCGGGCTCATGGTGGTCGCGAAGAGCGAGTACGCCTACACGATGCTGAAGCGCGCGTTCCACGACCGCACCGTCGAGAAGATCTACCACGCGGTCGTCCAGGGCCACCCCGACCCGCTGGCGGGCACCATCGATGCGCCGATCGGCAGGCATCCGAAATCCGACTGGAAATTCGCGGTCACCGCGGCCGGCAAGCCCTCGGTCACGCACTACGAGACGATCGAGGCGTTCCCGGCGGCGAGCCTGCTCGAGATCCATCTCGAGACGGGGCGCACCCACCAGATCCGCGTGCACATGGCCGCGCAGCGGCACCCGTGCGTGGGCGACCCGCTCTACGGCGCAGACCCGACGCTGTCGGCGCGGCTCGGGCTGTCTCGGCAGTGGCTGCACGCGGTGCAGCTCGGCTTCGAGCACCCGGGAACGGGGGAGTGGGTGCAGTTCACGACGGACTACCCGGAAGACCTGCAGCACGCTCTGGACGTGCTGAGCGCGTAG
- the dnaE gene encoding DNA polymerase III subunit alpha — translation MASDSFVHLHVHSEYSMLDGAARLGPLVDAAVELGMPAVAVTDHGNMFGAFEFWETATAKGITPIIGTEAYLTPGTHRTDKTRVRWGDGGGDDVSGSGAYTHMTMFAETTEGMHNLFRLSSLASIEGYYFKPRMDRELLNTYAKGIIATTGCPSGEVQTRLRLGQYKEAVEAAAEFRDIFGKDNFFAEIMDHGLGIERRIMGDLIKLAKDLGLPLVATNDLHYTHAEDHTSHAALLCVQSGSTLNDPNRFKFDADEFYLKTPEQMRQIFRDHPDACDNTLAIAERCHVEFDTKASYMPRFPVPEGETEASWFVKEVNSGLEKRYPAGIPEKVRAQADYEIGIITQMGFPGYFLVVADFINWSKNNGIRVGPGRGSGAGSMAAYAMRITDLDPLQHGLIFERFLNPDRVSMPDFDVDFDDRRRLEAVKYVTEKYGSERVAQIVTYGTIKAKQALKDAGRVLGFPFSMGEKLTKAMPPAVMGKDIPLGDIFRKDAPRFKEAVDIRAVIEADPEAKTVFDTALGLEGLKRQWGVHAAGVIMSSHPIIDVIPIMKREQDGQIVTQFDYHAAEALGLIKMDFLGLRNLTIISDALDNIKANTGTELDLEGLALDDRPAYELLTRGDTLGVFQLDGGPMRALLRQMKPDNFEDISALIALYRPGPMGANSHINYALRKNGLQEVTPIHPELAEPLKDILDTSYGLIIYQEQVMAIAQKVAGFSLGQADILRRAMGKKKKSELDKQQAGFYEGMQERGYSKSAMDKLWEILLPFSDYAFNKAHSAAYGVVSYWTAYLKAHYPAEYMAALLTSVGDSKDKMAIYLNECRRMGIKVLPPDVNESIGFFAAVGSDIRFGLGAVRNVGMNVVDGIVAARTEKGRFESFHDFLKKVPLHVANKRTVESLIKAGAFDSFGASRRALLEIHEGAVESVVNEKRVEATGQAGFDFDMLMADASADAGTGPISVVPDRPEWSKRDKLAFEREMLGLYVSDHPLAGLELDLAKQASTSIADLTGSEATQDGDQVTIAGLVTGVQHRVAKQSGNQYGIISVEDFGGEIQVMFMGKAYQEFAPALTADSIVTVRGRVSMRDDGMNLHAYNLVTLQFEQSSGVSGPLVLTMPEHRATVDVVTELGDVLIRHAGANEVRLRLTRGGVARIFELPYQVSVTPDLFGELKGLLGPACLA, via the coding sequence ATGGCATCCGACTCGTTCGTCCACCTGCACGTGCACAGTGAGTACTCGATGCTCGACGGCGCCGCCCGTCTCGGCCCGCTCGTCGACGCAGCGGTCGAGCTGGGGATGCCGGCGGTGGCCGTCACCGACCACGGCAACATGTTCGGCGCCTTCGAGTTCTGGGAGACGGCGACGGCGAAGGGCATCACGCCCATCATCGGCACCGAGGCCTACCTGACGCCGGGCACGCACCGCACCGACAAGACCCGCGTGCGCTGGGGCGACGGGGGCGGCGACGACGTGTCGGGCTCCGGCGCCTACACGCACATGACGATGTTCGCCGAGACGACCGAGGGAATGCACAACCTCTTCCGGCTGTCGTCGCTGGCGTCCATCGAGGGCTACTACTTCAAGCCCCGCATGGACCGCGAGCTGCTGAACACCTATGCGAAGGGCATCATCGCGACGACGGGCTGTCCGTCGGGCGAGGTCCAGACGCGGCTGCGGCTCGGCCAGTACAAGGAGGCGGTCGAGGCTGCCGCCGAGTTCCGCGACATCTTCGGCAAAGACAACTTCTTCGCCGAGATCATGGACCACGGCCTCGGCATCGAGCGCCGCATCATGGGCGACCTCATCAAGCTCGCGAAAGATCTCGGGCTGCCGCTGGTGGCCACGAACGACCTGCACTACACGCATGCGGAGGACCACACGAGCCACGCGGCGCTCCTGTGCGTGCAGTCCGGCTCGACGCTGAACGACCCGAACCGCTTCAAGTTCGACGCGGACGAGTTCTACCTCAAGACGCCGGAGCAGATGCGGCAGATCTTCCGCGATCATCCGGATGCCTGCGACAACACGCTCGCCATCGCCGAGCGCTGCCACGTCGAGTTCGACACGAAGGCGAGCTACATGCCGCGCTTCCCCGTGCCGGAGGGCGAGACCGAGGCGAGCTGGTTCGTGAAAGAGGTCAACTCCGGCCTTGAGAAGCGCTACCCGGCAGGCATCCCCGAGAAGGTGCGGGCGCAGGCCGACTACGAGATCGGCATCATCACCCAGATGGGCTTCCCCGGCTACTTCCTCGTGGTCGCCGACTTCATCAACTGGTCGAAGAACAACGGCATCCGCGTGGGTCCCGGCCGTGGCTCCGGCGCCGGCTCGATGGCGGCATACGCCATGCGCATCACCGACCTCGACCCGCTGCAGCACGGCCTGATCTTCGAGCGCTTCCTCAACCCCGATCGCGTCTCGATGCCCGACTTCGACGTCGACTTCGACGACCGGCGCCGCCTCGAGGCGGTCAAGTACGTCACCGAGAAGTACGGTTCCGAGCGCGTGGCGCAGATCGTCACCTACGGCACCATCAAGGCGAAGCAGGCCCTGAAGGACGCCGGCCGCGTGCTCGGCTTCCCCTTCTCCATGGGCGAGAAGCTCACGAAGGCGATGCCGCCCGCGGTGATGGGGAAGGACATCCCGCTCGGCGACATCTTCCGCAAAGACGCGCCGCGCTTCAAAGAGGCCGTCGACATCCGCGCCGTTATCGAGGCCGACCCCGAGGCCAAGACCGTGTTCGACACGGCGCTCGGCCTCGAGGGCCTCAAGCGCCAGTGGGGCGTGCACGCCGCCGGCGTCATCATGTCGAGCCACCCGATCATCGACGTCATCCCGATCATGAAGCGGGAGCAGGACGGGCAGATCGTCACCCAGTTCGACTATCACGCCGCCGAGGCGCTGGGTCTCATCAAGATGGACTTCCTAGGCCTCAGGAACCTGACGATCATCAGCGACGCCCTCGACAACATCAAGGCCAACACGGGCACCGAGCTCGACCTCGAGGGCCTCGCCCTCGACGACCGGCCCGCATACGAACTGCTGACCCGTGGCGACACCCTCGGTGTCTTCCAGCTCGACGGCGGCCCGATGCGCGCGCTGCTGCGGCAGATGAAGCCCGACAACTTCGAAGACATCTCGGCGCTCATCGCCCTGTACCGCCCGGGCCCGATGGGCGCGAACTCGCACATCAACTACGCGCTGCGCAAGAACGGCCTGCAAGAGGTCACCCCGATCCACCCCGAGCTCGCAGAGCCGCTCAAAGACATCCTGGACACGAGCTACGGCCTGATCATCTATCAGGAGCAGGTCATGGCCATCGCGCAGAAGGTCGCCGGCTTCTCGCTCGGCCAGGCCGACATCCTGCGCCGCGCGATGGGCAAGAAGAAGAAGTCGGAGCTCGACAAGCAGCAGGCGGGCTTCTACGAGGGCATGCAGGAGCGCGGCTACTCGAAGTCCGCGATGGACAAGCTGTGGGAGATCCTGCTGCCGTTCTCCGACTACGCCTTCAACAAGGCGCACTCGGCCGCATACGGCGTCGTCTCCTACTGGACCGCATATCTCAAGGCCCATTACCCCGCCGAGTACATGGCCGCGCTGCTGACCAGCGTCGGCGACTCGAAGGACAAGATGGCGATCTACCTCAACGAGTGCCGCCGCATGGGCATCAAGGTGCTGCCGCCCGACGTGAACGAGTCGATCGGGTTCTTCGCGGCCGTCGGCTCCGACATCCGCTTCGGCCTCGGCGCCGTGCGCAACGTCGGCATGAACGTCGTCGACGGCATCGTCGCCGCCCGCACCGAGAAGGGCCGCTTCGAGTCGTTCCACGACTTCCTGAAGAAGGTGCCGCTGCACGTCGCGAACAAGCGCACCGTCGAGTCGCTCATCAAGGCGGGCGCGTTCGACTCGTTCGGCGCGAGCAGGCGCGCGCTGCTCGAGATCCACGAGGGCGCCGTCGAGTCGGTCGTGAACGAGAAGCGCGTCGAGGCTACCGGGCAGGCGGGCTTCGATTTCGACATGCTCATGGCGGATGCCTCGGCCGACGCCGGCACCGGCCCGATCTCGGTCGTGCCCGATCGACCGGAGTGGAGCAAGCGCGACAAGCTCGCCTTCGAGCGCGAGATGCTCGGGCTCTACGTCTCCGACCATCCCCTGGCGGGGCTCGAGCTCGACCTCGCGAAGCAGGCGTCGACGTCGATCGCCGACCTCACGGGCTCCGAGGCCACGCAGGACGGCGACCAGGTGACGATCGCGGGCCTCGTGACCGGCGTCCAGCACCGCGTCGCCAAGCAGTCAGGGAACCAGTACGGGATCATCAGCGTCGAGGACTTCGGCGGCGAGATCCAGGTCATGTTCATGGGCAAGGCGTATCAGGAGTTCGCGCCCGCACTGACCGCCGACTCGATCGTGACCGTACGCGGCCGCGTGTCGATGCGCGACGACGGCATGAACCTGCACGCCTACAACCTCGTCACGCTGCAGTTCGAGCAGTCGAGCGGGGTCTCAGGTCCTCTCGTCCTCACGATGCCAGAGCATCGGGCGACCGTCGACGTCGTCACCGAGCTCGGCGACGTGCTGATCCGGCACGCCGGCGCGAACGAGGTGCGCCTCAGGCTCACCCGCGGGGGAGTCGCGCGCATCTTCGAGCTGCCCTACCAGGTCTCCGTCACCCCTGACCTGTTCGGCGAGCTCAAGGGGCTCCTGGGGCCGGCGTGCCTGGCGTGA
- the hisD gene encoding histidinol dehydrogenase — translation MRTIDLRGIDLATADLRTLVPRPVVNVEVASQAAAELIAAVRERGSSALLDQSERFDGIRPPALRVPSEAILAAVDGLDPTVRAALDEAIVRVRKGSAAQVPPPQTTTFADGATVVQRWQPVDRAGLYVPGGKAPLASSVVMNVVPAQAAGVRSLALASPAQKEFGGLPHPTILAAAGLLGVDEVWAMGGAGAIGALAYGVPDAGLAPVQIITGPGNIYVAAAKRLVRGVVGIDSEAGTTEILIIADETASPALVAADLLSQAEHDEAAASVLVTDSTELADAVAEVLEQRAADTANSERAATALAGPQSAIILVEDEIVAAAISNAYGPEHLELHTVNPHATLANIADAGAIFLGGYSPVSLGDYMAGSNHVLPTGGAARYSAALGAYSFLRPQQVIEYDRAALAELHDRIVSLADAESLPAHGEAITARFEG, via the coding sequence ATGCGCACCATCGACCTGCGCGGAATCGACCTGGCGACGGCCGATCTCCGCACCCTGGTTCCTCGCCCCGTCGTCAATGTCGAGGTGGCGTCGCAGGCCGCGGCCGAGCTGATCGCGGCGGTGCGAGAGCGCGGCTCGAGTGCGCTTCTCGATCAGAGCGAGCGCTTCGACGGCATCCGCCCGCCGGCCCTGCGCGTGCCGAGCGAAGCGATCCTGGCCGCAGTCGACGGGCTCGACCCGACGGTGCGCGCGGCCCTCGACGAGGCGATCGTGCGCGTGCGCAAGGGCAGCGCCGCGCAGGTGCCGCCGCCGCAGACCACCACCTTCGCCGACGGTGCGACGGTCGTGCAGCGCTGGCAGCCCGTCGACCGCGCGGGCCTCTACGTGCCCGGCGGCAAGGCGCCGCTCGCGTCGAGCGTCGTGATGAACGTCGTGCCCGCTCAGGCCGCCGGCGTGCGATCGCTCGCCCTCGCGAGCCCCGCGCAGAAGGAGTTCGGAGGCCTGCCGCACCCGACGATCCTCGCGGCGGCCGGCCTGCTCGGCGTCGACGAGGTCTGGGCGATGGGCGGCGCCGGAGCGATCGGCGCGCTCGCCTACGGTGTGCCCGACGCCGGCCTCGCGCCCGTGCAGATCATCACCGGCCCCGGCAACATCTATGTCGCCGCCGCCAAGCGGCTGGTGCGCGGCGTCGTCGGCATCGATTCAGAGGCCGGCACGACCGAGATCCTGATCATCGCCGACGAGACCGCGAGCCCCGCGCTCGTCGCGGCCGACCTGCTCAGCCAGGCCGAGCACGACGAGGCGGCGGCGAGCGTCCTGGTCACCGATTCGACCGAATTGGCGGATGCCGTGGCCGAGGTTCTCGAGCAGCGGGCCGCCGACACCGCGAACTCCGAGCGCGCCGCGACGGCGCTCGCCGGCCCGCAGTCGGCGATCATCCTCGTCGAGGACGAGATCGTCGCCGCGGCGATCAGCAACGCGTACGGCCCCGAGCACCTCGAACTGCACACCGTGAACCCGCACGCGACGCTCGCGAACATCGCGGACGCCGGCGCGATCTTCCTCGGCGGCTACTCGCCGGTGAGCCTCGGCGACTACATGGCCGGCTCGAACCACGTGCTGCCGACCGGCGGCGCCGCGCGCTACTCGGCCGCGCTCGGCGCATACTCGTTCCTGCGCCCGCAGCAGGTCATCGAGTACGACCGGGCTGCGCTGGCCGAGCTGCACGACCGCATTGTCTCGCTCGCCGATGCCGAGTCGCTCCCCGCGCACGGCGAGGCGATCACGGCCAGGTTCGAGGGTTAG
- the nrdR gene encoding transcriptional regulator NrdR — MFCPFCRHPDSRVIDSRTSDDGLSIRRRRQCPECGRRFSTIETASLNVIKRSGVVEPFSREKVIAGVRKACQGRPVTDTDLAVLAQKVEETIRATGASQIDANEIGVAVLPELRELDEVAFLRFASVYLAFDSLDDFESAIGQLRRDHAPASE; from the coding sequence ATGTTCTGCCCGTTCTGCCGCCACCCTGACTCCCGCGTGATCGACTCGCGCACGAGTGACGACGGCCTCTCGATCCGGCGTCGCAGGCAGTGCCCCGAGTGTGGCCGCCGCTTCTCGACGATCGAGACCGCGAGCCTCAACGTGATCAAGCGCTCGGGCGTCGTCGAGCCGTTCAGCCGCGAGAAGGTCATCGCGGGGGTGCGCAAGGCGTGCCAGGGTCGACCGGTGACCGACACCGACCTCGCGGTCCTCGCGCAGAAGGTGGAGGAGACCATCCGGGCCACCGGCGCCTCCCAGATCGACGCCAACGAGATCGGCGTCGCCGTGCTGCCCGAGCTGCGCGAGCTCGACGAGGTCGCGTTCCTGCGCTTCGCGAGCGTCTATCTGGCCTTCGACTCGCTCGACGACTTCGAGTCGGCGATCGGCCAGCTGCGTCGCGACCACGCGCCGGCATCCGAATAG
- a CDS encoding quinone-dependent dihydroorotate dehydrogenase, giving the protein MYRIIFNLVFKRMDPERAHHLAYVFIQVIQALGLSQLVHDFTRPRTDITVHTLGRTFETPFGLAAGFDKDGKIVMGLGGLGFGHVEVGTLTAIAQPGNPKPRLFRLIADGALINRMGFNNHGAAAAAQRLRHVERLRPRPVLGVNIGKSRVVEVDDALHDYRESASVLAPVADYLAVNVSSPNTPGLRGLQEIEKLAPILETVRLHSAGTPVLVKIAPDLSDDEVVRIAGLAVDVGLDGIIATNTTIARDGLGLATDASAVAALGPGGLSGAPLAPRSLEVLKLIREHVPATMCVISVGGVRTAADVAERLAAGATLVQGYSEFIYSGPLWVRSINRGLDKLLKK; this is encoded by the coding sequence ATGTACCGGATCATCTTCAACCTCGTCTTCAAGCGTATGGACCCGGAACGGGCCCACCACCTCGCCTACGTGTTCATCCAGGTGATCCAGGCGCTCGGGCTGTCTCAGCTCGTGCACGACTTCACCCGCCCGCGCACCGACATCACCGTACATACCCTCGGCCGCACCTTCGAGACGCCGTTCGGCCTCGCGGCCGGGTTCGACAAGGACGGCAAGATCGTCATGGGCCTCGGCGGCCTCGGCTTCGGCCACGTCGAGGTCGGCACCCTCACCGCGATCGCCCAGCCGGGGAATCCGAAGCCGCGGCTGTTCCGGCTGATCGCCGATGGCGCCCTCATCAACCGCATGGGCTTCAACAACCACGGCGCGGCCGCTGCGGCACAGCGGCTGCGGCACGTCGAGCGACTGCGCCCGCGCCCCGTGCTCGGCGTCAACATCGGCAAGAGCCGGGTCGTCGAGGTCGACGACGCGCTGCACGATTACCGCGAGTCCGCGTCGGTGCTGGCTCCGGTCGCCGACTACCTCGCCGTCAATGTGTCGTCGCCGAACACGCCCGGTCTGCGCGGCCTGCAGGAGATCGAGAAGCTCGCCCCCATCCTCGAGACCGTCCGACTGCATTCGGCAGGAACTCCGGTGCTCGTCAAGATCGCTCCGGACCTCAGCGATGACGAGGTGGTACGCATTGCGGGCCTGGCCGTCGATGTCGGCCTCGACGGCATCATCGCGACGAACACGACGATCGCGCGCGACGGCTTGGGGCTCGCGACGGATGCTTCGGCGGTCGCCGCTCTCGGCCCCGGCGGTCTGTCGGGGGCGCCGCTCGCCCCGCGCTCGCTCGAGGTGCTGAAGCTCATCCGCGAGCATGTGCCGGCGACGATGTGCGTGATCTCCGTCGGCGGCGTGCGCACCGCAGCCGATGTCGCCGAGCGCCTCGCCGCGGGCGCGACCCTCGTGCAGGGCTACAGCGAGTTCATCTACTCAGGGCCGCTCTGGGTGCGTTCGATCAACCGCGGCCTCGACAAGCTGCTGAAGAAGTAG
- a CDS encoding winged helix-turn-helix transcriptional regulator, protein MISIDPSPDSPSSHHAADEATEQPPQHLQRDLGVPTNILATRLRELEAAGVLSRLPLRHNTRAYALTDRGFALREAIIALGRWGAEEDLS, encoded by the coding sequence GTGATCTCCATCGATCCCTCCCCCGATTCCCCAAGCTCACACCACGCGGCGGATGAGGCAACGGAACAACCGCCGCAGCACTTGCAACGCGATCTCGGAGTGCCGACGAACATCCTCGCCACGCGCCTGCGCGAGCTCGAAGCGGCCGGTGTGCTGTCCCGCCTGCCCCTGCGCCACAACACCCGGGCCTACGCACTGACCGATCGCGGGTTCGCGTTGCGCGAGGCGATCATCGCGCTCGGACGTTGGGGGGCGGAGGAGGATCTGAGCTAG
- a CDS encoding VOC family protein → MEITHVVLTTRALDETAAFYAGVLGLHVVREPGEVTVAIGSSVLVFQEDTDAAGDQHLAFTIPTGSFAAARGWLEARVPLLGLGGVDEFDGPPSWNSSSLYFYGPDGSILELIERRDLDNAVAGDFGPQQLLCVSEIGLAVPDVLATAAELAAAGIEPYANPPGESFAPVGDVHGLLILVAPGRPWFPTQSRTAALSRLKVSLAGGRVLRF, encoded by the coding sequence ATGGAGATCACACACGTTGTCCTCACAACACGTGCGCTCGACGAGACGGCCGCCTTCTACGCGGGCGTGCTCGGACTGCACGTGGTGCGCGAGCCCGGGGAGGTGACGGTGGCGATCGGCTCGAGCGTGCTCGTCTTCCAAGAGGACACGGATGCCGCGGGCGATCAGCACCTCGCCTTCACGATCCCGACGGGGTCGTTCGCAGCGGCGCGAGGTTGGCTCGAGGCGCGGGTACCCCTGCTCGGCCTCGGCGGGGTCGACGAGTTCGACGGGCCGCCGAGCTGGAACTCGAGCTCGCTGTACTTCTACGGGCCAGACGGCTCGATTCTCGAGCTGATCGAACGGCGCGACCTCGACAACGCGGTGGCAGGCGACTTCGGGCCCCAGCAGCTTCTCTGCGTCAGCGAGATCGGCCTCGCTGTGCCTGACGTGCTCGCAACCGCGGCCGAGCTTGCGGCAGCGGGGATCGAGCCGTACGCGAACCCGCCAGGCGAATCGTTCGCCCCGGTCGGAGACGTGCACGGGTTGCTGATCCTGGTGGCGCCCGGTCGCCCGTGGTTCCCGACGCAGAGCCGCACGGCCGCCCTATCGCGGCTCAAGGTGAGCCTCGCTGGCGGGCGCGTGCTCAGGTTCTGA